In Cololabis saira isolate AMF1-May2022 chromosome 10, fColSai1.1, whole genome shotgun sequence, a single window of DNA contains:
- the clul1 gene encoding clusterin-like protein 1 isoform X1 — MWRGIFGPQLGCRMKLLLGLVLSVATLSVLNSALADQTEEVSEDTLKELSESGEKLVDEEIRRALYGVKQMREVLWRNEQKHEHLMKSLKHSSDKKKGAAQLAKEVTEKLVEAEEQCKDSLQSEWEECRPCLEDACKTFYTTTCRRGFAAFHAKVGNFFQRVSRRFGSSKRPAEKGDILVNQDPDDSEDKDVVQIEDSFNRVMSKVGTVVNCSVTLVSRISSRLDKVLQRAFLNNTDVLTEDAVLEPFYPGRDSGFLQGVGLEEVLESFFDFGKSVVEEFGAVVTQVFDDLQQAVEEEKKKERERFPSLLQNRKLCKDLRKQTSECWQLQSKCEACQGALLTECPSVRELHVELDEVSQLLDVSREQYEEILSIVQRHTDETVNWLGDMAAEFSWVAKAVNNGSTPLNIFHITMVAPESHEKENMATTDTKVEVNVLNSAPIILTVPGELEMHDPAFIQYVAQEALEMYKEMVRTEDE; from the exons GGCTGCAGAATGAAGCTCCTCCTGGGTTTGGTGCTGTCTGTGGCGACACTGAGTGTCCTCAACTCCGCTCTGGCGGACCAAACCGAAGAGGTCTCTGAGGACACGTTGAAAG AATTGTCTGAAAGCGGTGAGAAACTGGTGGATGAGGAGATTAGGAGGGCCTTGTATGGGGTGAAACAGATGAGGGAGGTGTTGTGGAGGAATGAGCAAAAGCACGAGCACCTCATGAAATCTTTGAAACACAGCAGTGACAAGAAGAAG GGCGCAGCCCAACTGGCCAAGGAGGTGACGGAGAAGCTGGTGGAGGCAGAGGAGCAGTGCAAAGACTCCCTGCAGTCTGAGTGGGAGGAGTGCAGACCCTGCCTGGAAGATGCATGCAAGACCTTTTATACCACCACGTGCCGCAGGGGCTTTGCTGCTTTCCATGCCAAG GTGGGAAACTTCTTCCAGAGAGTGTCCAGGCGCTTTGGGTCTAGTAAGAGACCCGCGGAAAAAGGGGACATCTTGGTGAACCAAGACCCTGACGACTCAGAAGACAAAGATGTTGTCCAAATTGAGGATTCCTTCAACCGTGTGATGAGCAAGGTGGGCACCGTGGTGAACTGCAGCGTGACGCTGGTCTCCAGGATTAGCAGCAGGCTGGACAAAGTTCTCCAGAGAGCCTTCCTGAACAACACAGACGTCCTGACGGAAGACGCCGTCCTCGAACCTTTCTATCCTGGCCGAGACTCGGGCTTCCTGCAGGGCGTGGGCCTGGAGGAGGTGCTGGAATCCTTCTTTGACTTCGGCAAAAGTGTGGTGGAGGAATTTGGAGCTGTGGTCACCCAGGTGTTTGATGACCTCCAGCAGGCAgtggaagaggagaaaaagaaag AGAGGGAAAGGTTCCCTAGTCTTTTGCAGAACAGGAAGTTGTGCAAAGACCTCCGCAAGCAGACATCAGAGTGTTGGCAACTTCAGAGCAAGTGTGAGGCCTGCCAAGGAGCCCTGCTCACAG AGTGTCCCAGTGTCCGGGAGCTGCACGTGGAGCTGGATGAGGTTTCCCAGCTGCTGGACGTCTCCAGAGAGCAATACGAGGAGATCTTGTCTATCGTCCAACGCCACACCGATGAAACGGTGAACTGGCTCGGCGACATGGCAGCAGAGTTCAGCTGGGTGGCGAAGGCCGTGAACAACGGCAGCACTCCGCTGAACATCTTCCACATCACCATG GTGGCACCAGAGAGCCATGAAAAGGAGAACATGGCCACCACTGACACCAAGGTGGAGGTTAATGTCCTGAACTCTGCCCCCATCATCCTCACCGTTCCCGGGGAGCTGGAGATGCACGACCCAGCTTTCATCCAGTACGTGGCCCAGGAGGCCTTGGAAATGTACAAGGAGATGGTCAG gACTGAAGATGAGTGA
- the clul1 gene encoding clusterin-like protein 1 isoform X2, whose amino-acid sequence MKLLLGLVLSVATLSVLNSALADQTEEVSEDTLKELSESGEKLVDEEIRRALYGVKQMREVLWRNEQKHEHLMKSLKHSSDKKKGAAQLAKEVTEKLVEAEEQCKDSLQSEWEECRPCLEDACKTFYTTTCRRGFAAFHAKVGNFFQRVSRRFGSSKRPAEKGDILVNQDPDDSEDKDVVQIEDSFNRVMSKVGTVVNCSVTLVSRISSRLDKVLQRAFLNNTDVLTEDAVLEPFYPGRDSGFLQGVGLEEVLESFFDFGKSVVEEFGAVVTQVFDDLQQAVEEEKKKERERFPSLLQNRKLCKDLRKQTSECWQLQSKCEACQGALLTECPSVRELHVELDEVSQLLDVSREQYEEILSIVQRHTDETVNWLGDMAAEFSWVAKAVNNGSTPLNIFHITMVAPESHEKENMATTDTKVEVNVLNSAPIILTVPGELEMHDPAFIQYVAQEALEMYKEMVRTEDE is encoded by the exons ATGAAGCTCCTCCTGGGTTTGGTGCTGTCTGTGGCGACACTGAGTGTCCTCAACTCCGCTCTGGCGGACCAAACCGAAGAGGTCTCTGAGGACACGTTGAAAG AATTGTCTGAAAGCGGTGAGAAACTGGTGGATGAGGAGATTAGGAGGGCCTTGTATGGGGTGAAACAGATGAGGGAGGTGTTGTGGAGGAATGAGCAAAAGCACGAGCACCTCATGAAATCTTTGAAACACAGCAGTGACAAGAAGAAG GGCGCAGCCCAACTGGCCAAGGAGGTGACGGAGAAGCTGGTGGAGGCAGAGGAGCAGTGCAAAGACTCCCTGCAGTCTGAGTGGGAGGAGTGCAGACCCTGCCTGGAAGATGCATGCAAGACCTTTTATACCACCACGTGCCGCAGGGGCTTTGCTGCTTTCCATGCCAAG GTGGGAAACTTCTTCCAGAGAGTGTCCAGGCGCTTTGGGTCTAGTAAGAGACCCGCGGAAAAAGGGGACATCTTGGTGAACCAAGACCCTGACGACTCAGAAGACAAAGATGTTGTCCAAATTGAGGATTCCTTCAACCGTGTGATGAGCAAGGTGGGCACCGTGGTGAACTGCAGCGTGACGCTGGTCTCCAGGATTAGCAGCAGGCTGGACAAAGTTCTCCAGAGAGCCTTCCTGAACAACACAGACGTCCTGACGGAAGACGCCGTCCTCGAACCTTTCTATCCTGGCCGAGACTCGGGCTTCCTGCAGGGCGTGGGCCTGGAGGAGGTGCTGGAATCCTTCTTTGACTTCGGCAAAAGTGTGGTGGAGGAATTTGGAGCTGTGGTCACCCAGGTGTTTGATGACCTCCAGCAGGCAgtggaagaggagaaaaagaaag AGAGGGAAAGGTTCCCTAGTCTTTTGCAGAACAGGAAGTTGTGCAAAGACCTCCGCAAGCAGACATCAGAGTGTTGGCAACTTCAGAGCAAGTGTGAGGCCTGCCAAGGAGCCCTGCTCACAG AGTGTCCCAGTGTCCGGGAGCTGCACGTGGAGCTGGATGAGGTTTCCCAGCTGCTGGACGTCTCCAGAGAGCAATACGAGGAGATCTTGTCTATCGTCCAACGCCACACCGATGAAACGGTGAACTGGCTCGGCGACATGGCAGCAGAGTTCAGCTGGGTGGCGAAGGCCGTGAACAACGGCAGCACTCCGCTGAACATCTTCCACATCACCATG GTGGCACCAGAGAGCCATGAAAAGGAGAACATGGCCACCACTGACACCAAGGTGGAGGTTAATGTCCTGAACTCTGCCCCCATCATCCTCACCGTTCCCGGGGAGCTGGAGATGCACGACCCAGCTTTCATCCAGTACGTGGCCCAGGAGGCCTTGGAAATGTACAAGGAGATGGTCAG gACTGAAGATGAGTGA